The following are encoded together in the Microtus pennsylvanicus isolate mMicPen1 chromosome 8, mMicPen1.hap1, whole genome shotgun sequence genome:
- the LOC142855671 gene encoding olfactory receptor 4B13-like, translating into MANENNVTELIFTGLFQDQKVQKVCFVLFLPVYLATVLGNGLIVVTVNISKSLRSPMYFFLSSLSLVEICYSSTIVPKFITDLLVKIKTISLKGCLVQIFFSHLFGVVEVILLVVMAYDRYVAICKPLHYMNIMSHQVCHMLVAGSWLGGLIHSTIQILITIPLPFCGPNVIDHYFCDLQPLFKLACTDTFMEGVIVMANSGLISIISLLILVTSYITILVNLRNHSAEGRRKALSTCASHITVVLLFFGPGTFIYMRPSSTYTVDKLVAMFYTVITPMLNPIVYKLRNAEMKNAIRKFWRQPEN; encoded by the coding sequence ATGGCCAATGAAAATAATGTCACTGAGTTAATTTTCACTGGCCTTTTCCAAGATCAAAAAGTACAGAAGGTATGCTTTGTACTTTTCCTTCCTGTGTACCTGGCCACAGTGCTGGGCAATGGCCTCATTGTTGTGACAGTCAACATCAGTAAGAGTCTGCGTTCTCCTATGTACTTTTTCCTCAGCTCCTTGTCCCTGGTGGAGATTTGTTACTCCTCTACCATTGTCCCTAAATTCATCACTGACTTACTTGTAAAGATTAAAACCATCTCTCTGAAGGGCTGCCTGGTTCAGatatttttctcccatttatttGGAGTTGTTGAAGTCATTCTGCTTGTGGTgatggcctatgatcgctatgtggccatctgcaaaccTCTCCATTACATGAACATCATGAGTCATCAAGTGTGTCACATGCTGGTAGCTGGCTCCTGGCTGGGGGGCCTCATTCACTCCACAATCCAGATCCTCATCACCATTCCATTGCCCTTCTGTGGTCCCAATGTAATTGACCACTACTTCTGTGACCTCCAGCCATTATTTAAACTTGCCTGCACTGACACCTTTATGGAAGGGGTTATCGTGATGGCCAACAGTGGTTTAATCTCTATTATCTCTCTCCTTATTTTGGTGACTTCCTATATCACCATCCTTGTGAACTTGAGGAACCATTCTGCAGAGGGGAGGCGCAAGGCCCTCTCCACCTGTGCCTCCCACATTACGGTGGTCCTCTTGTTCTTTGGGCCTGGCACTTTTATTTACATGAGACCTTCCTCTACCTACACTGTGGACAAGCTTGTGGCTATGTTCTACACAGTCATCACCCCCATGCTGAACCCCATTGTCTACAAATTAAGGAATGCAGAGATGAAAAATGCCATAAGGAAGTTTTGGAGACAACCAGAGAACTGA